A window of Aurantibacillus circumpalustris genomic DNA:
TTCAGAATTTGGCTCTAGATAGATTGTTTTAACAATTTGTCCAAGTTCATTCCTTATAACCGCAGTTCTGCTTTTAGTTGATTTGATTACAAAAGATCCATTATTCGGATTAGGATATATATTTAAAGAAAAAGGAGAAGCATCGTCCTTATATTCGATTATTCCAACACATGGATCGGCAATCACAGTGATTTGACTTGTAGCAGTGCAAGGTCCATTTGTTACCAGTACCGAATAGTTGGTTGAAACCAATGGGTTAGCAATCACAGAATACGAATTCGTTGAACTTAACCCTGTTGGCGGCGACCAATTATAGGAAATTGTGGTAGAACTCGCTTGAAAAATAGTGGAGCTGGCCGAAAGATGAGTTGAGGAGCCCTGACAAAAAACCTGGGCACCAGAAAAACTAACAACAGGCGTTTCATAGGCATTAATAACTAAAGAAACCGTAGCACTATTTCCGGAGCTATTAGTTGCATAACAATACAAAGTATATGTAGTACCAGAAGGGGACGGTGGGAAAACAATTCCACAGACAGCGCCATTGCCAACTGTGGTCAAAACAATACCAGAAGGGCCAGCGTAACTCCATGAATAAGAGCCTGGCGAATTTGACGCTGTTACAGAATAAACTGTCGCAGAGGCATTAGGAGTGCATATAACTGGCGATCCTTGAATAGGACTAATTGTTGGCACCTGCCCGAAATTTTTGACAGTAAACATGCTAAATAGCAATACGAATAAGAATGTTTTTGGGAGTACGGTTTTCATTTAAGAGTAATTTATGGGTTAACTAAACGAAGATAAGCAAATAAACCGGCAAATTGAAATTTGAATCTTAAAGATTCAGAGAATATGTAGAAAATATGATTTAGATACCCGTTAAATGTTTAATTTAGGTTCAGCAAATTTTCTCACTTTGTCATTCCTTGCTTTTCTAACAAAAGTTATTTTTGCTAACTAATTAAACTTCCTCTATTTTTTGAAGTCTAACAACAACACTTACAATTTAAATATGACCAAATGATACATTCAAAATTAGTTTCAAAAATTTTAGGAAGTTTACTAATTTTCCTTTCGGTTTCAGCTTTTTGCCAGACGGTGCCTTTGGCGAATTTTTCAATTAGCCCGAATCCTATATGTTCTGGTTCTGCCAATGTTGTCCAAATATCAGATCACTCTTCAGGCTCGCCAACATCTTGGTCTTACGTGATCAATTCAGCAGGGCCTGGCCCGGGCGGCTCAACTACACTCACCGTTCAAAATCCCACACTAATATTTAATGGTCAAGGCACTTATACAGTTACACTTATTACAACAAATGCTTCAGGTGCCAGTATTCCGTATACTCAGACTCTTTCAGTGCTTCCATCTCCTAATGCTCAAATTAATCCCGGCAATCAAACAAGTTGTTTAGGCGGAAATCCTTTATCCATAGCAGTTTTAGCGGGAGGTCCTGGTAGCAATGGTAATACTTACCTTTGGTCAACAAGTGCTACATCTTCGTCTATATCGGTTTCACCGAGCGTTACTACAACTTATTCATGTGTTATAACCGCAACGAATGGTTGCAGTGTTGAACGAACAGCCATTGTAAATATTTCACAACCAACAATTGTTATCAATAGCAATCCTGCAAACATTTGTCCTGGTACCTCAAGCACATTGACAGCCACTGGAACGAATCCTGGACCTTTCACCTATTCTTGGTCAACAAGTGCAACAACGCGAACCATTTCAACAAACTTAGCTGCTGTATATGATGTTACGGTAACTAACGGTAACGGATGTACTGCAACACAATCATACACCTTAGGAACATCCACAACTTTATCGCTCACGGCAACATCAAATCCGTCGGTATTGTGCGCTGGAAATACAGCAACTCTTCGTGTTACCGGAGCATCATCTTATTCCTGGAACACGGGTGCCACAAGCCCTAATATGACAGTTAATCCCACAAGTCAGGCAAGTTACACTGTT
This region includes:
- a CDS encoding T9SS type A sorting domain-containing protein, which gives rise to MIHSKLVSKILGSLLIFLSVSAFCQTVPLANFSISPNPICSGSANVVQISDHSSGSPTSWSYVINSAGPGPGGSTTLTVQNPTLIFNGQGTYTVTLITTNASGASIPYTQTLSVLPSPNAQINPGNQTSCLGGNPLSIAVLAGGPGSNGNTYLWSTSATSSSISVSPSVTTTYSCVITATNGCSVERTAIVNISQPTIVINSNPANICPGTSSTLTATGTNPGPFTYSWSTSATTRTISTNLAAVYDVTVTNGNGCTATQSYTLGTSTTLSLTATSNPSVLCAGNTATLRVTGASSYSWNTGATSPNMTVNPTSQASYTVMGQTGTCTGTTSITLNVSLTPTLVITTSNASVCSGNSTTLSANGATSYTWLPSTFSSSTTVTPLQNTTYTVRGNNVGCPNRTATISISVLPNPNVSISSSSSLSCAGEVVAIAASGASNYTWSTGINTAILIVTPTVTSTYSVTASDLNNCYNSATIVQNVSDCVGITQLDKDVHSLKIYPNPSEGRLTITSTSNMEINIYDLNGRLVKTIVLSEGNNKTYFITDLSKGLYYVYGKNEDELVKQKILILN
- a CDS encoding T9SS type A sorting domain-containing protein; amino-acid sequence: MKTVLPKTFLFVLLFSMFTVKNFGQVPTISPIQGSPVICTPNASATVYSVTASNSPGSYSWSYAGPSGIVLTTVGNGAVCGIVFPPSPSGTTYTLYCYATNSSGNSATVSLVINAYETPVVSFSGAQVFCQGSSTHLSASSTIFQASSTTISYNWSPPTGLSSTNSYSVIANPLVSTNYSVLVTNGPCTATSQITVIADPCVGIIEYKDDASPFSLNIYPNPNNGSFVIKSTKSRTAVIRNELGQIVKTIYLEPNSETQVSGLNAGIYFVLSDDFKKKIIITR